In Raphanus sativus cultivar WK10039 chromosome 5, ASM80110v3, whole genome shotgun sequence, the following proteins share a genomic window:
- the LOC108856683 gene encoding uncharacterized protein LOC108856683: MIETEAVERKRSRGGFLTLFDWSGKSRKKLLSSTTTSSGPSGEASKQEKQNAQKSSLSAELEETGKSLTYSPRRDSSCSTSTVTSDDRQGSRAPSVVARLMGLESLPVPNFLEPRSNPDFDPFFKASTWDAYESLGYVNLRSHYDGISWDHLDSRTNNNECNRPINRFQTETLPPKSAKPISVTHNRLLSPIRSPGFVQSRNPAQVMETASRMIEQSPRIPAKPRFPSSSEASSSSSIPMRIRDLREKLEASQKKPSPQSSNATRNNKYLRGKHDDKRATSSLKTHEENKLSGKTSKAKPSSVSSSHTKANTIIHKQESSTSSSGNRAQKEKVETKNRITSSGRKTVAKQNNQKQNQLAVTSVSKQKGSKAMNNKVVNKVLVVESGTTSRKPSFTATSSVERNTTGKKNLPRKKEPANGVQERIKRGQKLKKCNTIVDRGEVDDRKKDMDVISFTFSSPIKGISSIKKTDQERDSALSLSAAINGDSLNILLEQKLRELTSKIESSSSGLTQEGESSGSISKDWVNGTISLPSDKVSSESESVSDCTSFYNNRKFQAEEQEVNSFGTEAEDLQTSNSRNEIEETEPVTLGEAEEGDDWELEYITEIIASGQMMVKEISLGMATDILPWSLFEELEGSKRDPHGKVERRTVFEFANEWLTLRCEKMFMGSCGGLVGREGMVFGRKEVLAEEVKREMERLKKMREMVMMDELVDNEMSSFEGRWLDYKREGYEVGSEIEEEILSDLVDELVSDLLLCY, translated from the exons ATGATAGAAACGGAGGCTGTTGAGAGGAAACGATCCAGAGGAGGGTTCTTAACTCTCTTTGATTGGTCTGGTAAATCCCGGAAGAAGCTCCTCTCCTCTACCACCACCTCCTCTGGACCCTCCG GAGAAGCATCAAAGCAAGAGAAACAAAATGCTCAAAAGTCATCCCTCTCT gCTGAGCTTGAGGAGACTGGAAAGAGTTTGACTTACAGTCCGAGAAGGGACTCTAGTTGCTCTACATCCACTGTCACTAGCGATGACAGACAAGGGTCCAGAGCCCCTAGTGTGGTCGCCAGGCTCATGGGTTTAGAGTCTCTGCCTGTCCCAAATTTCCTGGAACCTCGGTCTAATCCTGATTTTGATCCCTTCTTCAAGGCAAGCACGTGGGATGCATACGAGAGCTTGGGCTATGTAAATCTCCGGAGCCACTACGATGGCATTTCTTGGGATCATTTGGATTCAAGAACGAATAACAACGAATGTAACCGACCCATTAACCGTTTCCAAACCGAAACTTTACCTCCAAAATCGGCTAAACCGATCTCCGTCACTCACAACAGGCTCTTGTCACCCATCCGGAGTCCTGGTTTTGTTCAGTCCAGGAACCCTGCTCAGGTAATGGAAACAGCTTCGAGAATGATCGAGCAAAGTCCTCGGATACCTGCTAAACCACGGTTTCCATCATCCTctgaagcttcttcttcttcatcgatTCCAATGAGGATCAGAGATTTGAGAGAGAAACTAGAAGCTTCACAGAAAAAACCAAGTCCACAAAGCTCTAATGCCACCCGCAACAATAAGTATTTAAGAGGGAAGCACGACGATAAGAGAGCTACATCATCACTCAAGACACATGAGGAAAATAAATTATCGGGTAAAACAAGTAAAGCGAAGCCTTCTTCTGTATCTTCTTCACACACGAAGGCTAATACTATTATTCACAAGCAAGAGAGCTCAACGTCCTCAAGTGGCAACAGAGCTCAAAAGGAGAAGGTGGAAACCAAGAACCGCATAACTAGCAGTGGGAGGAAAACTGTGGCTAAGCAGAATAACCAGAAACAGAACCAACTCGCTGTGACGTCTGTTTCAAAACAGAAAGGCAGCAAAGCGATGAACAACAAAGTTGTAAACAAGGTTTTGGTTGTGGAAAGCGGAACTACATCTAGAAAGCCTAGCTTTACAGCAACATCGTCGGTGGAAAGAAATACTACCGGCAAAAAGAACCTTCCCCGCAAGAAAGAACCGGCAAATGGGGTGCAAGAACGGATCAAGAGAGGTCAAAAGTTGAAGAAATGTAACACCATTGTTGATAGAGGGGAAGTTGATGATAGGAAGAAGGACATGGATGTGATATCATTCACTTTCTCATCCCCTATCAAGGGCATATCATCCATTAAAAAGACCGATCAAGAAAGAGACTCTGCACTTAGTTTGAGTGCAGCAATCAACGGTGATTCTCTCAATATTCTGTTGGAACAAAAGCTCAGGGAGCTAACCTCTAAGATTGAGTCATCTAGCAGTGGCCTTACCCAAGAGGGAGAGTCTTCAGGTTCCATTTCAAAGGATTGGGTGAATGGGACTATCTCATTGCCATCAGATAAAGTTTCATCAGAGAGCGAATCTGTTTCTGACTGTACTTCATTCTACAATAACCGAAAATTCCAG GCAGAAGAGCAGGAAGTTAACAGCTTTGGAACAGAAGCTGAGGATCTCCAAACCTCAAATTCACGCAATGAGATTGAAGAAACAGAACCAGTTACTTTAGGAGAAGCTGAAGAAGGCGATGATTGGGAGCTAGAGTACATAACCGAGATCATAGCCTCTGGGCAAATGATGGTGAAAGAAATCTCCTTGGGGATGGCTACTGATATATTACCTTGGAGCCTCTTCGAGGAACTCGAAGGTAGTAAGAGAGATCCACATGGAAAGGTGGAGAGAAGAACGGTGTTTGAGTTTGCGAACGAGTGGTTAACACTCAGATGCGAGAAGATGTTCATGGGAAGCTGCGGAGGGTTGGTGGGGAGAGAAGGGATGGTGTTTGGGAGGAAAGAGGTTTTAGCTGAAGAAGtgaagagagagatggagaggttgaagaagatgagagagatgGTGATGATGGATGAGCTAGTTGACAATGAGATGAGTAGTTTTGAAGGGAGATGGCTTGATTACAAGAGAGAGGGTTACGAAGTTGGAAGTGAGATTGAAGAAGAGATTTTATCTGATTTAGTTGATGAGTTAGTTAGTGATCTTCTCTTGTGTTATTAA